In Deltaproteobacteria bacterium, a single genomic region encodes these proteins:
- the nuoE gene encoding NADH-quinone oxidoreductase subunit NuoE, which yields MSFEFSDAGRREFDRLLTRYPDRMAVVLPALHLAQRELGYVSDEAIVHIAERVGTSPAYVEGVATFYTMYNRKPVGKYHVQICRNISCSLLGAEHLIEHVSKKLGVAPGETTPDGKFTLSKVECLGSCGTAPVMMVNDDYHENLTAGSIDRILDGLK from the coding sequence GTGAGCTTCGAGTTCTCCGATGCCGGGCGCAGGGAGTTCGACCGCCTGCTGACCCGCTACCCGGACAGGATGGCCGTCGTGCTGCCCGCCCTCCACCTCGCGCAGCGGGAGCTGGGGTACGTCTCCGACGAGGCGATCGTCCACATCGCGGAGCGGGTCGGCACGTCGCCGGCGTACGTAGAGGGGGTCGCCACCTTCTACACGATGTACAACCGCAAACCCGTGGGGAAGTACCACGTGCAGATCTGCCGGAACATCTCCTGCTCGCTGCTGGGCGCGGAGCACCTGATCGAGCACGTGTCGAAGAAGCTGGGCGTTGCGCCCGGGGAGACGACGCCGGACGGGAAGTTCACGCTTTCGAAGGTGGAGTGCCTGGGCTCCTGCGGGACCGCCCCGGTGATGATGGTGAACGACGACTACCACGAGAACCTGACCGCCGGGTCGATCGACCGGATCCTCGACGGGCTGAAGTGA
- the nuoD gene encoding NADH dehydrogenase (quinone) subunit D, with product MTDRIEIEARSTHLDMQAEPMLINIGPSHPATHATLRFKALLDGETIIDLESEFGYLHRGFEKESEAATWTQVIPYTDRLNYVSPLMNNVGYAMAVEKLCGIKTTERCDYIRVIISELSRIIDHMVCIGTNMVDLGALTNFWYFWKPREEVYKLIEELCGQRLTTAYTRIGGLMADLPDGWTDRVLAVCRGVIPECIADVNALLTKNRIFIERTMGVGPIAAKDAVALGFTGPCLRAAGVPLDLRKDQPYLVYDRFDFDVPIGEKGDTCDRYMVRMEEMRQSLRIIEQAIAHLPGGPVNVDDPRFTLPPKELVYENIEALMNHFKFIMEGIQVPAGEAYSATEAANGELGFYIVSRGGGGPYKIKVRPPCFPLFQGIRHLVKGQMVADLIAVLGSVNIIAGELDR from the coding sequence ATGACGGATCGGATCGAGATAGAGGCCCGGAGCACGCACCTCGACATGCAGGCCGAGCCGATGCTGATCAACATCGGCCCGTCGCACCCGGCCACGCACGCGACGCTCCGGTTCAAGGCTCTGCTGGACGGCGAGACGATCATCGACCTCGAGTCCGAGTTCGGCTACCTCCACCGCGGCTTCGAGAAGGAGTCGGAGGCGGCCACGTGGACCCAGGTGATCCCCTACACCGACCGGCTGAACTACGTCTCCCCGCTGATGAACAACGTCGGGTACGCGATGGCGGTGGAGAAGCTGTGCGGGATCAAGACGACCGAGCGGTGCGACTACATCCGCGTCATTATTTCCGAGCTCTCCCGGATCATCGACCACATGGTGTGCATCGGCACGAACATGGTCGACCTGGGGGCGCTGACGAACTTCTGGTACTTCTGGAAGCCGCGCGAGGAGGTCTACAAGCTGATCGAGGAGCTGTGCGGCCAGCGGCTGACCACCGCGTACACCCGGATCGGCGGCCTCATGGCGGACCTCCCCGACGGGTGGACCGACCGGGTCCTCGCCGTGTGCCGGGGGGTCATCCCGGAGTGCATCGCCGACGTGAACGCGCTGCTCACGAAGAACCGGATCTTCATCGAGCGGACGATGGGCGTCGGTCCGATCGCGGCGAAGGACGCCGTCGCGCTCGGCTTCACCGGCCCGTGCCTGCGGGCGGCGGGGGTCCCCCTCGACCTGCGGAAGGACCAGCCGTACCTCGTCTACGACCGGTTCGACTTCGACGTGCCCATCGGGGAGAAGGGCGACACGTGCGACCGGTACATGGTCCGGATGGAGGAGATGCGGCAGTCGCTGCGGATCATCGAGCAGGCGATCGCGCACCTTCCCGGAGGGCCCGTCAACGTCGACGACCCCCGGTTCACCCTGCCGCCGAAGGAGCTGGTGTACGAGAACATCGAGGCGTTGATGAACCACTTCAAGTTCATCATGGAGGGGATCCAGGTGCCGGCCGGCGAGGCGTATTCGGCGACCGAGGCGGCCAACGGCGAGCTCGGATTCTACATCGTGAGCCGGGGGGGCGGCGGCCCGTACAAGATCAAGGTCCGGCCGCCGTGCTTCCCGCTGTTCCAGGGGATCCGGCACCTGGTGAAGGGGCAGATGGTCGCGGACCTGATCGCCGTGCTGGGGAGCGTCAACATCATCGCGGGGGAGCTGGACCGGTGA
- the nuoB gene encoding NADH-quinone oxidoreductase subunit NuoB, translated as MAVKRERDGSPGYTLTTLESLVAWGRKYSLYPFTFATACCGIEVMGAFGTHYDMSRFGAEVVRFSPRQADVLLVAGTINYKMAPVLKRIYDQMLDPKWVISMGACACTGGFYNNYTVLQGIDKILPVDVYIPGCPPNPEGIIDAVVRIQKMLETGAPRAAERWPIK; from the coding sequence ATGGCAGTGAAGCGCGAAAGGGACGGCTCCCCCGGCTACACGCTGACCACGCTCGAGTCGCTGGTGGCGTGGGGGAGGAAATATTCCCTCTACCCGTTCACCTTCGCCACCGCCTGCTGCGGCATCGAGGTGATGGGGGCGTTCGGCACGCACTACGACATGTCCCGGTTCGGCGCCGAGGTCGTCCGCTTCTCCCCGCGGCAGGCCGACGTGCTCCTGGTGGCCGGCACCATCAACTACAAGATGGCCCCGGTCCTGAAGCGGATCTACGACCAGATGCTCGACCCGAAGTGGGTGATCTCCATGGGCGCGTGCGCCTGCACGGGCGGCTTCTACAACAACTACACGGTCCTCCAGGGGATCGACAAGATCCTCCCGGTCGACGTCTACATCCCCGGCTGCCCCCCGAACCCGGAGGGGATCATCGACGCCGTCGTCCGGATCCAGAAGATGCTCGAGACCGGCGCGCCGCGCGCCGCCGAGCGCTGGCCGATCAAGTAG
- a CDS encoding NADH-quinone oxidoreductase subunit C — MLSAKFGSDVVSTHSDFGDDTALVRRERIVEILSYLRDDPALLFDFAMDLTGVDYLGEEPRFEVVYHLYSLEKRHRVRIKVRLHEDDPVIDSAVPVWPGINWYEREAYDMYGIVFRGHPNLARILLYEGFQGHPLRKDYPKAKRQPTIGPEE; from the coding sequence ATGCTGTCCGCGAAGTTCGGGTCCGACGTCGTGTCGACGCACTCGGACTTCGGCGACGACACCGCGCTCGTCCGCCGGGAACGGATCGTGGAGATCCTCTCCTACCTCCGGGACGACCCGGCGCTTCTGTTCGATTTCGCGATGGACCTCACCGGGGTCGACTACCTGGGCGAGGAGCCGCGGTTCGAGGTGGTGTACCACCTCTACTCGCTGGAGAAGAGGCACCGGGTCCGGATCAAGGTGCGGCTCCACGAGGACGACCCGGTGATCGACTCGGCGGTCCCGGTGTGGCCCGGGATCAACTGGTACGAACGGGAGGCGTACGACATGTACGGCATCGTCTTCCGCGGCCACCCGAACCTGGCGCGGATCCTCCTGTACGAGGGGTTCCAGGGACATCCGCTCCGGAAGGATTACCCGAAGGCGAAGCGCCAGCCCACGATCGGGCCGGAGGAATAG